The following coding sequences lie in one Lolium perenne isolate Kyuss_39 chromosome 2, Kyuss_2.0, whole genome shotgun sequence genomic window:
- the LOC127333059 gene encoding phospholipid-transporting ATPase 2 isoform X1 translates to MKRFVYINDESYQNDYCDNQISNTKYNLWNFLPKNLWEQFRRFMNQYFLLIACLQLWSLITPVNPASTWGPLIIIFAVSATKEAWDDYNRFISDKQANEKKVWIVKNGARKHIQAQDIRVGNIVWLRENEEVPCDLVLTGTSESQGICYVETAALDGEIDLKTRVIPPTCVGLDSEQLHKIKGVIECPIPDKDIRRFDANIRLFPPFIDNDICPLTINNTLLQSCYLRNTEWACGVAVYTGNETKLGMSRGVPEPKLTAMDAMIDKLTGAIFLFQLAVVVVLGSAGNVWKDTEARKQWYVKYDDDEPWYQILVIPLRFELLCSIMIPISIKVSLDFVKSLYAKFIDWDEEMYDRETDTPAHAANTAISEDLGQVEYILTDKTGTLTENKMIFRRCCIGGTLYGNESGDALKDVELLNAVANNSPNVIKFLTVMALCNTVIPIKSPSGAISYKAQSQDEDALVNAASNLHVVLVGKNGNNAEIHFNRRVIQYEILDILEFTSDRKRMSVVVSDSQSGKIFLLSKGADEAILPLAYPGQQIKTFVDAVDKYAQLGLRTLCLGWRELSLEEYLEWSRLFKEASSALIDREWKVAEVCQKLEHTLDILGISAIEDRLQAGVPETIEILRQSGINFWMLTGDKQSTAIQIALLCNLISSEPKGQLLYINGKTEDEVARSLERVLLTMRITSSEPKELAFVVDGWALEIILTRYKEAFTELAVLSKTAICCRVTPSQKAQLVKLLKSCDYRTLAIGDGGNDVRMIQQAHIGVGISGREGLQAARAADYSIGKFRFLKRLILVHGRYSYNRTAFLSQYSFYKSLLICFIQILFSFVSGIAGTSLFNSVSLMAYNVFYTSIPVLTTILDKDLSEKTVTQNPEILLYCQAGRLLNPSTFAGWFGRSLYHAIAVFLITIHVYANEKSEMEELSMVALSGSIWLQAFVVTLEMNSFTFLQFLAVWGNFAAFYIINFCISSIPSAGMYTIMFRLCRQPLYWITMLLISGVGMGPVLALKYFRFTYRPSAINILQKAERSRGPMYTLVNLESQLRSEKDNAAINSISTTPVKNKTSVYEPLLSDSPMASRRSLASSSFDIFQPSQPRVPASYPRNIKTS, encoded by the exons ATGAAGCGCTTTGTGTACATAAACGACGAGTCCTACCAGAATGACTACTGCGATAACCAGATTTCTAACACAAAGTATAACCTGTGGAACTTCCTGCCGAAGAACCTATGGGAGCAATTCAG GCGTTTCATGAATCAATATTTCTTATTGATAGCGTGTCTCCAACTATGGTCACTCATTACTCCTGTAAATCCTGCAAGCACATGGGGCCCACTCATAATAATTTTCGCGGTTTCAGCAACCAAAGAGGCCTGGGATGACTACAATAGGTTTATTTCAGACAAGCAGGCGAATGAAAAGAAAGTGTGGATTGTAAAGAATGGAGCCCGCAAACAT ATTCAAGCACAAGATATCCGTGTTGGTAACATAGTATGGCTTCGAGAGAATGAAGAAGTTCCATGCGACCTTGTTTTAACAGGAACTTCTGAATCACAAGGCATTTGTTATGTTGAG ACAGCTGCTCTTGATGGGGAAATTGACTTGAAGACAAGAGTAATCCCACCAACATGTGTAGGACTGGACTCTGAACAATTGCACAAAATAAAG GGGGTCATTGAGTGCCCAATCCCAGACAAAGACATAAGAAGATTCGATGCAAATATCAGGCTGTTTCCTCCATTTATCGATAACGACATTTGTCCATTGACTATTAATAACACGTTGCTACAATCATGCTACTTGAGAAATACAGAATGGGCTTGCGGAGTGGCAGTTTATACAG GCAATGAGACTAAGTTGGGGATGAGTAGGGGTGTCCCAGAGCCCAAGCTTACTGCCATGGATGCAATGATTGATAAGCTTACTGGTGCAATATTCTTATTTCAACTTGcagttgttgttgttcttggatcTGCAGGCAATGTCTGGAAGGACACTGAAGCTCGTAAG CAATGGTATGTCAAGTATGATGATGACGAACCATGGTATCAGATTCTGGTTATCCCTCTCCGCTTTGAGTTATTGTGCTCCATCATGATTCCCATTTCAATAAAG GTTTCTTTGGACTTTGTTAAAAGTCTGTATGCAAAGTTCATAGATTGGGACGAGGAGATGTATGACCGGGAAACAGATACACCTGCCCATGCAGCAAA CACAGCAATCAGTGAAGACTTGGGACAAGTTGAGTATATTTTGACAGATAAAACGGGGACGCTAACAGAGAACAAGATGATCTTCCGAAGGTGCTGTATTGGGGGCACCTTGTACGGGAACGAAAGTGGAGACGCGCTGAAAG ATGTTGAACTGCTGAATGCTGTTGCCAATAATTCGCCCAATGTCATTAAATTCTTGACAGTCATGGCACTCTGCAATACAGTTATTCCTATAAAAAG TCCTAGCGGAGCAATATCATATAAAGCTCAGTCCCAGGATGAGGATGCTCTGGTTAATGCAGCCTCTAATTTGCATGTTGTGCTGGTCGGCAAAAATGGAAACAATGCTG AAATTCACTTCAACAGACGGGTGATTCAGTATGAGATACTTGACATTCTAGAATTTACCTCTGATCGAAAAAGAATGTCTGTTGTGGTATCGGACAGTCAAAGTGGCAAGATTTTCCTCTTGTCCAAAGGCGCAGATGAGGCTATTCTTCCTTTGGCTTATCCTG GGCAGCAGATAAAGACATTCGTTGACGCGGTCGACAAATATGCTCAGCTGGGCTTACGCACGCTCTGTTTGGGATGGCGTGAGCTAAGTTTGGAGGAGTATCTAGAATGGTCTCGGTTATTTAAGGAAGCCAGCAGCGCGTTAATTGATCGGGAG TGGAAAGTTGCCGAGGTTTGCCAGAAATTAGAACACACCCTGGATATTCTAGGTATCAGTGCAATAGAGGATCGCCTGCAG GCTGGTGTGCCAGAAACTATTGAAATACTGAGACAGTCAGGAATCAACTTTTGGATGTTAACTGGAGATAAACAAAGCACTGCTATTCAAATAGCTCTTTTGTGCAACTTGATTTCTTCAG AGCCCAAGGGTCAACTCTTGTATATCAATGGGAAAACCGAAGATGAAGTTGCTAGGAGCTTGGAAAGAGTTTTACTCACTATGCGGATAACGTCTTCTGAACCTAAG GAGTTAGCTTTCGTTGTGGATGGTTGGGCTCTTGAAATTATTCTAACGCGTTATAAGGAAGCTTTTACTGAACTAGCAGTTCTTTCAAAGACAGCGATATGTTGTCGTGTTACACCTTCACAGAAAGCACAG CTTGTCAAGCTTCTGAAGTCATGCGACTATCGAACTTTGGCAATTGGCGATGGTGGGAATGATGTCAGAATGATACAGCAGGCCCACATTGGTGTAGGAATTAGTGGTAGAGAAGGTCTTCAAGCAGCAAGGGCTGCTGACTATAGCATTGGCA AGTTCAGGTTCTTGAAAAGGCTTATTCTTGTCCATGGGCGATATTCATACAACCGCACTGCCTTTCTTTCACAGTATTCATTCTACAAGTCATTGTTAATTTGCTTTATTCAGATACT TTTTTCTTTTGTTTCGGGTATTGCTGGAACAAGTTTATTCAACTCAGTTAGTTTGATGGCTTATAATGTCTTCTACACAAGCATTCCTGTTTTAACTACTATTCTGGACAAGGATCTATCTGAAAAGACAGTGACACAGAATCCAGAGATTTTACTTTACTGCCAGGCGGGAAG GCTTTTAAATCCAAGTACTTTTGCTGGTTGGTTTGGTCGATCATTGTATCAT GCAATTGCTGTTTTCTTAATCACTATTCATGTGTATGCCAATGAAAAAAGTGAGATGGAGGAGTTGTCAATGGTTGCCCTCTCAGGAAGCATTTGGTTGCAGGCGTTTGTTGTGACATTGGAGATGAA TTCTTTCACATTTCTGCAATTTCTGGCGGTATGGGGAAACTTTGCTGCTTTCTACATCATAAATTTCTGCATCAGCAGCATACCATCTGCTGGGATGTACACTATCATGTTCCGCCTTTGCAGACAGCCGTTGTACTGGATAACAATGCTG CTAATCAGTGGAGTTGGCATGGGTCCTGTACTAGCTCTGAAATATTTCAGATTTACATACAGACCTAGTGCCATTAACATTCTTCAGAAGGCCGAGCGATCACGTGGGCCTA